A single window of Candidatus Dadabacteria bacterium DNA harbors:
- the holB gene encoding DNA polymerase III subunit delta': MGFPQIIGHEPQKEFLRNSVRKNRISHAYLFSGPEGVGKKLVAIGFAKLINCAEGGAENLDCECTSCAKTEKGFNPDVLMFGYPGEKTIKVDHVRQDIERLIHLAPYENPYKVFIIDGAQRMNFNAQNAFLKTLEEPPPNSVIILITTLADLLMPTIRSRCQSVVFQPLEAEQVREFLEKEKSSQNDLELVSKISGGSISRALGTDEDYLRKRTEYVDCLMAVDPQKPITLFDSVERIQKDIKGGGPQELKTVFDVLSTWLRDSVVLKTSGKKEEIVNTDLIEQLSEYSGKRNVSELLGKFATLEETMARISENNANVEVSLENLLLRLSR, encoded by the coding sequence ATGGGATTTCCGCAAATCATAGGACACGAACCCCAGAAGGAGTTTCTTCGCAATTCAGTCCGCAAAAACCGGATCTCGCATGCATACCTTTTCTCAGGACCCGAGGGTGTGGGGAAAAAACTGGTCGCGATCGGTTTCGCAAAACTCATAAACTGCGCCGAGGGCGGGGCGGAGAACCTTGACTGCGAATGCACCTCGTGCGCGAAAACCGAAAAAGGCTTTAACCCCGACGTTTTAATGTTCGGATACCCGGGCGAGAAGACGATAAAAGTGGATCATGTAAGACAGGACATAGAGCGTCTGATTCACCTGGCACCCTATGAGAACCCTTACAAGGTCTTCATAATCGACGGCGCGCAGAGAATGAACTTTAACGCCCAGAACGCATTCCTGAAAACCCTTGAAGAGCCGCCGCCGAACTCCGTCATAATCCTCATAACGACGCTTGCGGACCTGCTCATGCCGACTATAAGGTCAAGATGCCAGTCGGTGGTCTTTCAGCCCCTTGAGGCAGAGCAGGTAAGAGAATTTCTGGAAAAGGAGAAATCTAGCCAGAATGACCTGGAGCTTGTCTCGAAAATATCGGGAGGCAGCATCTCAAGGGCTCTTGGTACCGATGAGGATTACCTTCGCAAAAGGACTGAATACGTAGACTGCCTGATGGCCGTTGACCCCCAAAAGCCTATCACCCTCTTTGATTCCGTGGAGAGAATACAGAAAGACATAAAGGGCGGAGGGCCGCAGGAATTGAAGACGGTCTTTGACGTTCTCTCGACATGGCTTCGGGATTCAGTGGTTCTTAAAACCTCCGGGAAAAAGGAAGAAATAGTAAACACCGACCTCATTGAGCAGCTAAGCGAATATTCGGGAAAGAGGAACGTATCTGAACTTCTGGGCAAATTCGCCACTCTTGAAGAAACCATGGCGCGGATCTCGGAGAATAATGCAAACGTCGAGGTTTCTCTCGAGAATCTTCTCCTGAGGCTCTCCCGGTAG
- the cofH gene encoding 5-amino-6-(D-ribitylamino)uracil--L-tyrosine 4-hydroxyphenyl transferase CofH, whose translation MEDIAKIIDSIEQRRPLGVDGVMSRVNGTTGRIIEDALSGKEISVEDGIHLFSVEDTDEISALALAADQIRKQDVGDVVTYVVNRNINFTNICDVYCGFCNFMADEGDDRAYFLSMDEVAERTVEAWEIGATEVCMQGGMHPEIDGNFYVELIKTVKKAVPEMHTHAFSPYEIYYGAKTLGIEEEDFIRKLKDVGHNTFPGTAAEVLVEEVRKVIAPRKIPTEVWIRVVKKAHKEGMRTTSTIMYGHLDKRHHWAIHLGILRDIQKETGGFTEFVPLRFIPWNTRLFIHSKGKVKKGPTDLDQMKMYAVSRMMLRGWINNIQVSWVKQGPEFAQFSLTAGANDFGGTLMEEQISRFAGASYGQYFPPEEFRKLTREIGRIPAERDTTYGILRTFENGGA comes from the coding sequence ATGGAAGATATAGCAAAGATAATAGACTCCATAGAGCAGAGAAGGCCCCTCGGCGTAGACGGGGTGATGTCGCGTGTAAACGGCACGACGGGCCGTATAATCGAGGACGCGCTTTCGGGAAAGGAGATTTCGGTTGAAGACGGAATTCATCTTTTCAGCGTAGAGGATACAGACGAGATATCCGCCCTGGCTCTGGCGGCCGACCAGATAAGAAAGCAAGACGTCGGGGACGTGGTTACTTACGTCGTTAACAGGAACATAAACTTCACTAACATATGCGACGTTTACTGCGGATTCTGCAATTTTATGGCGGACGAGGGGGACGACAGGGCCTACTTCCTCTCGATGGACGAAGTCGCGGAGAGAACCGTTGAGGCCTGGGAGATAGGCGCGACGGAGGTATGCATGCAGGGAGGCATGCATCCCGAGATAGACGGCAATTTCTACGTCGAGCTTATAAAGACGGTAAAAAAAGCCGTACCCGAGATGCACACCCACGCTTTCTCCCCCTACGAGATCTACTACGGCGCAAAGACTCTCGGCATAGAGGAAGAGGATTTCATAAGAAAACTCAAGGATGTTGGTCACAACACCTTCCCCGGCACCGCGGCCGAGGTCCTGGTTGAAGAAGTAAGAAAGGTAATCGCTCCCAGGAAGATACCAACCGAGGTATGGATAAGGGTGGTTAAAAAAGCCCACAAGGAGGGAATGAGGACCACTTCGACCATAATGTACGGTCACCTAGACAAGCGACATCATTGGGCCATACACCTCGGAATCCTGAGGGACATACAGAAAGAGACTGGAGGGTTCACGGAATTCGTGCCGCTTCGCTTCATTCCCTGGAACACGAGGCTATTTATTCACTCCAAGGGAAAGGTAAAAAAGGGCCCGACCGATCTTGACCAGATGAAAATGTATGCGGTCTCCCGTATGATGCTTCGGGGATGGATAAACAACATACAGGTTTCTTGGGTAAAGCAGGGACCCGAGTTCGCCCAGTTCTCTCTCACCGCCGGGGCAAACGATTTCGGGGGAACGCTCATGGAAGAGCAGATATCCCGTTTCGCCGGCGCAAGTTACGGACAGTACTTCCCGCCCGAGGAGTTCAGAAAACTCACCAGAGAAATAGGCAGAATCCCGGCCGAACGCGACACGACCTACGGGATACTAAGAACGTTTGAAAACGGCGGGGCCTGA
- a CDS encoding spondin domain-containing protein, whose protein sequence is MGLFLLVVIISGAQPRPAHAQTDSESVTYTVTFEGNWNTDSTPGGVVGGAHFTTLIGAVHNSDVTFWAKGEIATAGVEGVAELGSTGMFETEISNAEKKGTVKSIVREGGTSATGTSTLEVEFSPTHPLFTLLSMIGPSPDWFVGVSALSLLDESDDWRTSHTVDLFPYDAGTENGEEFSLSNSATSPQGDITSLRGQGKFSDVRMARLNFTLNNVIPPLEETETGEVDTDGGGGCTLGGGDSGSAFGLFLATLALLLAVLLRRHLAEGKMH, encoded by the coding sequence ATGGGACTTTTCCTCCTTGTCGTAATCATATCCGGCGCGCAGCCGAGACCGGCCCACGCACAGACAGACTCGGAATCAGTCACCTACACTGTAACGTTTGAAGGCAACTGGAACACCGACAGCACGCCCGGCGGGGTTGTGGGCGGTGCGCATTTCACGACGCTAATCGGCGCGGTACACAACAGCGATGTGACTTTCTGGGCAAAGGGCGAGATTGCCACTGCTGGCGTGGAAGGGGTGGCGGAGCTTGGCAGCACGGGCATGTTTGAGACAGAAATCAGCAATGCCGAAAAAAAAGGAACTGTAAAATCCATCGTCAGGGAAGGTGGCACTTCCGCCACGGGTACAAGTACCCTTGAAGTCGAGTTCAGCCCCACTCATCCCTTGTTTACCCTTCTCTCGATGATCGGTCCCAGCCCGGACTGGTTTGTGGGCGTTTCCGCTTTGTCTTTACTGGATGAATCGGATGACTGGCGAACCTCTCACACGGTAGACCTGTTTCCCTATGACGCCGGAACCGAGAACGGGGAGGAATTTTCACTGAGCAATAGCGCTACCAGTCCACAGGGAGACATCACAAGCCTCAGGGGACAGGGCAAGTTCTCCGACGTGCGCATGGCAAGGTTGAACTTTACTCTCAATAACGTCATTCCGCCGCTGGAAGAAACGGAAACCGGGGAAGTGGATACCGACGGCGGTGGAGGCTGCACTCTTGGAGGAGGTGATAGCGGCAGCGCGTTCGGCCTGTTTCTGGCAACGTTGGCGCTGCTTCTCGCGGTCTTGCTTAGAAGACACTTGGCAGAAGGCAAGATGCATTGA
- a CDS encoding autotransporter outer membrane beta-barrel domain-containing protein → MEDERIAWPASPAWARVTGGMGSYTPENASVGAEFDFERFSAEAGLNVPLGEIVEASISVRGVRGSADVTSPVDGGDIKAEGVGITFGASVIGTNAWYVKGRFSVTNYELDIESSTLGQLKAGVDALGRFMDLEAGRRIQLSETMKLTPRAWVTHSAFDVDAFTDSVDTRVSLDDMSRLTGGAGMAAETVRPAGNGELSLCGSLGVERVFRGAQTSVDVSGEMLSSRSAGTRLLLGLGGTYRQNRFSLTADFSATGLGSDDQQYSGRTTFGINF, encoded by the coding sequence ATGGAAGATGAGCGCATCGCATGGCCCGCTTCGCCAGCGTGGGCACGGGTCACGGGAGGAATGGGGTCGTACACGCCCGAGAACGCGAGCGTAGGTGCCGAATTCGATTTCGAGCGCTTCTCCGCCGAAGCGGGGTTGAATGTCCCGCTCGGCGAGATTGTCGAAGCCTCGATATCGGTGCGCGGCGTTCGCGGTTCTGCGGATGTAACATCTCCTGTTGACGGCGGAGATATCAAGGCCGAAGGGGTTGGAATAACGTTTGGCGCTTCCGTAATAGGAACGAACGCCTGGTACGTGAAGGGGCGCTTCTCGGTGACTAACTACGAACTGGATATCGAATCAAGCACACTGGGACAGCTCAAGGCGGGCGTTGATGCGCTCGGCCGCTTTATGGACCTTGAAGCCGGAAGGCGCATCCAATTGAGCGAGACAATGAAGCTGACGCCGCGTGCCTGGGTGACGCACTCGGCCTTTGATGTGGACGCCTTCACCGACTCGGTGGATACCCGCGTTTCCCTGGACGACATGTCCCGCCTCACGGGTGGAGCGGGAATGGCTGCCGAGACGGTGCGCCCCGCCGGGAACGGAGAACTCTCTCTGTGCGGGTCTCTGGGTGTGGAGCGGGTCTTCAGAGGAGCGCAGACCAGCGTTGACGTTTCGGGGGAGATGCTCTCTTCACGGTCGGCCGGGACCCGGCTGCTGCTGGGCCTCGGCGGAACCTACCGACAGAACCGCTTCTCGCTGACAGCAGATTTCTCAGCCACAGGCCTCGGTTCGGACGATCAGCAGTATTCTGGACGGACCACATTCGGCATCAATTTCTAG
- a CDS encoding ATP-binding protein, which translates to MISRTIESKLLGLARRYPVITITGPRQSGKTTVSVKCFPEHLYLSLEDPDMREHARKDPRGFLAQSETTIIDEVQHVPDLVSYIQGIVDRSGQAGQFILTGSHQFSLTDMVSQSLAGRTALVNLLPFSLEELEEKSSYENLIYRGFYPAIIDRNLNPTEALSFYTDTYIQRDLRDIREIKNLRQFESFLRLCASNVGQMLNKTRMANDIGVDGKTVDAWISVLEASYIIYLLPPHYRNFRKRIVKTPKLYFCDVGLASYLLGISTVEHVKSHPLKGMLFENLVVMEKVKRKLNNVESPSLYFFRDNTGNEVDLLEQDGADVVSYEIKTTQTLSSSLFKGLNFYKKLNPDNKRSVLIYTGREKTDRYGHECLPFWNA; encoded by the coding sequence ATGATAAGTCGTACGATAGAAAGCAAGCTTCTAGGTCTGGCCCGTCGGTATCCTGTTATAACGATTACGGGACCTCGCCAGTCAGGAAAAACGACGGTGTCGGTGAAATGTTTTCCGGAGCATCTTTATCTCAGCCTGGAAGACCCCGATATGCGGGAGCACGCTCGGAAAGACCCGAGAGGATTCCTAGCGCAATCGGAAACAACGATTATAGACGAGGTTCAGCATGTTCCCGATCTGGTCTCTTATATTCAGGGAATCGTGGACCGTAGCGGTCAGGCCGGACAGTTCATTCTGACCGGGAGCCATCAGTTCAGTCTGACGGACATGGTTTCCCAGTCGCTTGCCGGAAGGACGGCGCTTGTAAACCTGCTTCCCTTCTCGCTTGAGGAACTGGAGGAAAAGTCCTCATACGAAAATCTGATCTATCGGGGATTCTATCCGGCAATAATTGACAGGAACCTGAACCCTACCGAGGCGCTTTCGTTTTATACCGATACCTATATACAGAGAGACCTGAGGGATATAAGGGAGATTAAGAATTTAAGACAGTTCGAGAGTTTCCTGAGATTGTGCGCCTCGAATGTCGGGCAGATGCTCAACAAGACCCGAATGGCCAATGATATAGGGGTTGACGGCAAAACTGTAGACGCATGGATCTCGGTTCTTGAGGCAAGCTATATCATTTATCTTCTTCCGCCGCACTACAGAAATTTCAGGAAACGGATCGTGAAAACGCCGAAGCTTTACTTCTGCGACGTGGGACTTGCTTCCTATCTGCTTGGGATCAGCACAGTTGAGCACGTGAAATCGCATCCGCTTAAGGGGATGCTTTTTGAAAATCTGGTCGTAATGGAAAAGGTCAAGCGGAAACTTAACAACGTCGAGTCTCCGTCTCTGTATTTCTTCAGGGACAACACGGGCAACGAGGTTGATCTCTTGGAGCAGGATGGCGCTGATGTGGTTTCCTATGAAATAAAAACGACGCAGACCCTCAGCTCCAGTCTGTTCAAGGGGCTTAATTTCTATAAAAAACTGAACCCCGACAACAAGAGATCGGTTCTTATCTATACGGGTCGCGAGAAAACAGACCGGTACGGACACGAATGTTTACCTTTCTGGAATGCTTGA
- a CDS encoding FAD-binding protein, whose amino-acid sequence MEKSKIEDLSRTLATQIRGEIRKSLVDRAIYSTDASNYRILPEAVVIPKTPRDIEITVSEASARDIPVTVRGAGTSLAGQAVGEGIILDLSKYMNRVIDVDAGGRKVRVEPGISIDNLNRNLSPLGLMFGPDPSSASVATVGGAVANNATGAHSILYGMAGDHVISSNVVLADGSSLELSGENYKRRGGGPGIAESLFEKLAALIKESGELVKTDFPKHWRRASGYSLNYFLDEEFNPAKLLASSEGTLAVSTDFELNLVEKPLSSALCVIPFREIPEAMDSVLEILSHNPSAIELIDGTLIGLARRKKGFSHSLSFIDGTPGSILVVEFQGDDERQTGERAKNLVKSLDSAFAVLGSEEQKKIWDVRKAGLGILMSDRGSRKPVPCIEDVSVPAENLTRYTRDVTSLLDEFGLKAAFYGHASTGCLHIRPLLDLREQKGVSDMTALSERTLELVLRYSGVMSGEHGDGLQRSYLNERLFGEDLYSVMKKLKEIFDPRGVLNPGKVVRGADSSSNLRARKSEESINTFLDWSREGGLAAAAAMCNGQGVCRKTADGIMCPSYRATLDEGDTTRARANLLRELLLGHMDADTIYEKGFYDVFDLCVGCKACRTECPSGVDVGKMKTEFLALYKNKTGFTARDSLFARVHEISSVRSTLPRFLNRALESSFSRGLLSLAGISRRRSLPQIAEDTFSRWFRKRKRNPRNGKQVVYFHDTWSEFFYPEIGKSVTGVLESLGFQVILEKQRKCCGRPMLSTGMVEKARENAVHNVKVLSDYVRRDIPVVFSEPSCLSAFRDEYADLLPDNESLDVLLPNIHSVCEFVCAQGGNFPGPGKQRNGRILVHGHCHERSAGDFEKTLSLLNDLGYDARSSDAGCCGMAGSFGYEKEHYEISKAMGECGLFPKIRNSGKSERVCVTGISCLEQVSHFTEAVPVHVALLLEECISAEDVK is encoded by the coding sequence ATGGAGAAATCAAAAATCGAAGATCTGAGCAGGACGCTTGCCACACAGATCCGGGGCGAGATAAGAAAAAGCCTCGTTGACCGGGCCATCTACAGCACGGACGCAAGCAACTACAGAATTCTCCCCGAAGCGGTCGTAATCCCGAAAACCCCCCGGGACATAGAGATCACCGTCTCCGAGGCCTCCGCCCGAGACATACCGGTCACGGTACGCGGGGCCGGGACAAGCCTTGCCGGACAGGCGGTAGGCGAAGGAATAATCCTTGACCTGTCAAAGTACATGAACAGGGTGATCGACGTGGATGCCGGAGGGAGGAAAGTCAGGGTGGAGCCCGGAATCTCGATCGACAACCTTAACAGGAACCTCTCGCCCCTCGGCCTCATGTTCGGACCGGATCCCTCAAGCGCAAGCGTTGCCACCGTAGGGGGGGCCGTCGCGAACAACGCCACGGGAGCTCACTCCATACTTTACGGAATGGCGGGCGATCACGTGATTTCCTCAAATGTCGTGCTCGCAGACGGGTCTTCTCTAGAGCTTTCCGGGGAAAATTACAAAAGACGCGGTGGAGGACCCGGCATTGCGGAGAGCCTTTTCGAAAAACTCGCCGCGCTTATAAAGGAAAGCGGAGAGCTTGTAAAAACAGACTTTCCAAAACACTGGAGAAGAGCTTCAGGGTACTCGCTCAACTATTTTCTGGACGAAGAGTTTAATCCCGCGAAACTTCTTGCCTCCTCGGAAGGCACCCTCGCGGTCTCAACCGATTTTGAGCTTAACCTCGTTGAAAAACCTCTCTCAAGCGCGCTTTGCGTCATCCCGTTTCGTGAAATCCCGGAGGCAATGGACTCAGTCTTGGAAATCCTCTCCCACAACCCCTCGGCGATAGAACTTATTGACGGAACCCTGATAGGTCTTGCGAGAAGAAAAAAAGGATTTTCCCATTCCCTCTCCTTCATTGACGGAACCCCGGGGTCCATTCTGGTGGTCGAATTCCAGGGAGACGACGAAAGACAGACCGGGGAGAGGGCGAAGAACCTTGTGAAGTCCCTTGATTCCGCTTTTGCCGTACTGGGGAGCGAGGAGCAGAAAAAAATCTGGGACGTAAGAAAGGCAGGGCTCGGAATCCTGATGAGCGACAGGGGTAGCCGGAAACCTGTGCCTTGCATAGAAGACGTCTCGGTTCCCGCGGAGAATCTGACCCGCTACACGAGGGACGTGACCTCGCTTCTTGACGAGTTCGGCCTCAAAGCCGCTTTCTACGGCCACGCAAGCACCGGATGCCTGCACATAAGGCCCCTTCTCGACCTTCGGGAGCAAAAGGGAGTATCCGACATGACAGCCCTTTCGGAGCGCACCCTCGAGCTTGTCCTTCGCTACTCGGGGGTAATGAGCGGAGAGCACGGAGACGGTCTCCAGAGAAGCTATCTTAACGAAAGACTCTTCGGAGAGGATCTTTACTCAGTAATGAAAAAACTAAAGGAGATATTTGACCCGCGGGGAGTGCTCAATCCGGGAAAAGTCGTCCGCGGGGCCGATTCTTCCTCAAATCTGAGGGCAAGAAAGTCTGAGGAAAGCATTAACACCTTTCTCGACTGGTCCCGGGAGGGAGGTCTCGCAGCGGCGGCCGCGATGTGCAACGGCCAGGGGGTCTGCAGAAAGACCGCCGACGGGATAATGTGTCCTTCCTACAGGGCGACCCTTGACGAAGGCGATACCACAAGAGCGCGCGCCAACCTGCTCCGGGAACTTCTGCTGGGCCATATGGACGCAGACACGATCTACGAGAAAGGATTCTACGACGTTTTCGATCTTTGCGTGGGATGCAAGGCGTGCCGTACCGAATGTCCTTCCGGGGTTGACGTCGGCAAGATGAAAACCGAGTTCCTGGCTCTCTACAAGAACAAAACAGGGTTTACGGCAAGAGACAGCCTTTTTGCCCGAGTGCACGAGATAAGTTCCGTGCGTAGCACCCTTCCCCGCTTTTTAAACCGGGCACTTGAGAGTTCTTTTTCCCGAGGGCTGCTTTCGCTCGCGGGAATTTCCCGAAGAAGATCACTCCCCCAGATTGCCGAAGACACTTTCAGCAGGTGGTTCCGCAAAAGGAAGAGAAATCCCCGGAACGGAAAACAGGTGGTTTATTTCCACGACACGTGGTCTGAGTTTTTCTACCCCGAGATAGGAAAATCTGTCACCGGGGTGCTTGAAAGCCTAGGGTTCCAAGTGATTTTGGAGAAACAGAGAAAATGCTGCGGGCGACCGATGCTGAGTACCGGCATGGTGGAGAAAGCCAGGGAAAATGCTGTTCACAACGTAAAGGTTCTCTCAGATTACGTCAGAAGGGATATCCCGGTGGTCTTTTCAGAACCCAGCTGCCTCTCCGCGTTTCGGGATGAATACGCCGATCTCCTTCCAGATAACGAATCCCTTGACGTGCTCCTTCCAAACATACACTCGGTCTGCGAATTTGTCTGCGCGCAAGGTGGTAACTTCCCGGGTCCCGGGAAGCAAAGAAACGGGAGGATACTCGTTCACGGACACTGCCACGAAAGATCGGCTGGCGATTTCGAAAAAACCCTGTCGCTCCTTAACGATCTGGGATACGATGCTAGGTCAAGCGACGCCGGGTGCTGCGGCATGGCGGGAAGCTTCGGTTACGAAAAAGAGCACTACGAGATATCAAAAGCCATGGGAGAGTGCGGTCTTTTCCCGAAAATAAGGAACTCGGGAAAATCGGAAAGGGTCTGCGTAACGGGCATATCATGTCTCGAGCAGGTCTCCCATTTCACCGAGGCAGTTCCGGTTCACGTAGCCCTGCTTCTCGAAGAATGCATATCGGCTGAAGATGTAAAATAA
- the cofG gene encoding 7,8-didemethyl-8-hydroxy-5-deazariboflavin synthase CofG, protein MAFLAEIWEKTFDASQSAMLLETFGARDLSEFRPSSKLEKVLSKTIEQENITREDALYLTELFPKEIPFLLLAAAAIRNRSKGKTITYSKNVFVPLTQLCRDRCGYCTFKIEPGDGELLMTPEEVVQMAKKGAQAGCTELLFVTGDKPELAYKVYRDALGEIGYETTAEYLIDMGKTGLEHGIFPHTNLGLSTPEELSGFRKSNPSMGLMLENISERLLRKGNAHHGCADKVPKLRMETMEHAGELSIPWTSGILVGIGETFEERIDSLYALLELSRRHGHLQEIIIQNFNPKEGIKMEEYPPADFLEMLKTVAISRLIFGGEMNIQIPPNLNNRNFTFYLAAGINDLGGVSPLTIDYVNPEAPWPQVERMEREVSALGYELRERLPVYPEYIDERWIDPYVLGKVRERVDERGYVPAN, encoded by the coding sequence ATGGCCTTTTTAGCTGAAATCTGGGAAAAAACATTCGACGCAAGCCAAAGCGCCATGCTGCTTGAAACATTCGGCGCAAGAGACTTATCGGAATTTCGTCCCTCATCAAAGCTTGAGAAAGTACTATCAAAAACGATAGAGCAAGAAAACATCACGCGTGAAGATGCACTCTACCTCACGGAGCTTTTTCCCAAGGAAATCCCTTTTCTTCTTCTGGCAGCGGCGGCAATAAGAAACCGCTCGAAGGGGAAAACCATAACCTACTCCAAAAACGTTTTCGTACCCCTAACCCAGCTCTGCAGGGACCGTTGCGGATATTGCACGTTCAAGATAGAGCCGGGAGACGGAGAGCTGCTCATGACTCCTGAAGAGGTCGTTCAGATGGCGAAAAAGGGGGCGCAGGCGGGATGCACGGAACTTCTTTTTGTTACGGGAGACAAGCCGGAACTCGCATACAAGGTATACCGCGACGCTCTCGGGGAAATAGGTTACGAAACAACCGCGGAGTACCTGATCGACATGGGAAAAACCGGGCTTGAACACGGAATCTTCCCCCATACGAACCTCGGGCTCTCAACCCCCGAAGAACTCTCCGGGTTCAGAAAAAGCAACCCCAGCATGGGTCTCATGCTCGAGAATATAAGCGAGAGGCTGCTTCGCAAGGGAAACGCACACCACGGCTGCGCCGACAAGGTCCCTAAGCTAAGGATGGAGACAATGGAGCACGCGGGCGAACTCAGCATTCCCTGGACAAGCGGCATACTGGTTGGAATCGGGGAAACGTTTGAGGAGAGAATCGATTCGCTTTACGCCCTGCTTGAACTCTCCCGCCGACACGGCCACCTGCAGGAAATAATAATCCAGAACTTCAACCCCAAGGAAGGGATAAAGATGGAGGAGTACCCTCCCGCCGATTTTCTTGAGATGCTGAAAACCGTCGCCATCTCGAGGCTCATATTCGGAGGGGAGATGAATATACAGATACCTCCCAACCTTAACAACAGGAACTTCACTTTCTACCTCGCGGCCGGAATAAACGATCTTGGCGGCGTGTCGCCTCTTACGATAGACTATGTGAATCCCGAGGCCCCGTGGCCGCAGGTCGAGAGAATGGAAAGGGAGGTAAGCGCTCTGGGCTACGAACTTCGGGAGAGACTTCCCGTCTACCCCGAGTACATAGACGAGCGGTGGATAGACCCATATGTTCTCGGCAAGGTAAGGGAGCGCGTCGATGAGAGGGGATACGTTCCCGCAAACTGA
- a CDS encoding Fic family protein, producing MEPFLVGETSRHRGELTDLAVELAQRAAGLRRGLPEGIVKSLSDLVRTMNCYYSNLIEGHDTHLTDIGRALKDDYSADTEKRNLQLEARAHIAVQKWIDEEVLKGGATAVACLQEIHCQFGKLLPQELLQVENPDTGEIVSVVPGELRDYDVRVGRHVPVSPGAVPRFMKRFESVYGNLGKTDAILASAAAHHRLLWIHPFLDGNGRVARLMSDAMLSEALDAVRIWSVSRGLVRKEREYKNHLMACDAGRRNDLDGRGSLSEEALAGFTRFFLTTCIDQVDFMKGLIMPDRLLNRIMLWTEEEIRAGELPPQSGIIMRDAFYRGELPRGEVTRLLGSSPRHARRVTSVLLKRGVLVSRSTRAPLRLAFPAELASRWLPGLFPEK from the coding sequence ATGGAACCGTTTCTTGTAGGCGAAACTTCAAGACACCGCGGAGAACTGACGGACCTGGCTGTTGAGCTGGCGCAGCGTGCGGCGGGTCTTCGCCGCGGCCTGCCGGAGGGCATAGTCAAGTCCCTTTCCGATCTCGTAAGGACGATGAACTGCTACTACAGCAATCTTATCGAAGGACACGACACTCACCTGACGGATATCGGGAGGGCACTCAAAGACGACTACAGCGCCGATACCGAGAAGCGCAACCTTCAGCTTGAAGCCCGGGCCCATATAGCCGTTCAGAAATGGATTGACGAAGAAGTCCTCAAGGGCGGGGCGACCGCAGTTGCCTGTCTGCAGGAAATCCACTGCCAGTTCGGGAAACTGCTTCCCCAGGAACTGCTTCAGGTGGAAAATCCGGATACGGGTGAGATTGTCAGCGTTGTTCCTGGCGAACTCCGTGATTACGATGTCCGAGTGGGTCGCCATGTTCCCGTCAGTCCTGGGGCGGTGCCCCGTTTTATGAAGCGGTTTGAAAGTGTCTACGGAAATCTCGGCAAAACCGACGCTATCCTGGCTTCCGCGGCGGCTCATCACAGACTGCTCTGGATACATCCTTTTCTGGACGGAAACGGACGCGTTGCCCGCCTCATGTCCGACGCCATGTTGTCGGAAGCCCTGGACGCAGTCCGTATATGGTCGGTTTCAAGAGGGCTTGTTCGTAAAGAGAGAGAGTACAAAAACCATCTGATGGCATGTGATGCGGGCCGCCGCAACGACCTTGACGGCCGGGGTTCTCTGAGCGAAGAGGCCTTGGCGGGATTCACACGTTTTTTCCTGACCACCTGCATCGACCAGGTGGATTTCATGAAGGGGCTCATAATGCCGGACCGCCTTCTGAACAGAATCATGCTCTGGACCGAAGAGGAGATCCGTGCAGGCGAACTTCCCCCTCAATCCGGAATCATCATGAGAGATGCCTTTTACCGTGGAGAGCTTCCAAGAGGAGAAGTCACCCGCCTTCTCGGTTCAAGTCCTCGTCACGCCCGTCGCGTCACGTCTGTTCTGTTGAAACGGGGAGTCTTGGTTTCACGGAGCACTCGTGCCCCTTTGAGACTTGCCTTTCCGGCCGAACTTGCTTCCCGTTGGTTGCCAGGGCTGTTTCCGGAAAAATAA